From one Streptomyces sp. ICC1 genomic stretch:
- a CDS encoding transposase — translation MGAARCSEEFKRDAVELVLSTGRTDGRTEGSVAKELGVNGESLRQWVREARPATGGEGDTGTPSGREELKQLRKQVRELEPELEKEILRKAAQYFAKETGR, via the coding sequence GTGGGTGCTGCCCGGTGTTCGGAGGAGTTCAAGCGGGACGCGGTCGAGCTGGTGCTGTCCACCGGACGGACGGACGGACGGACAGAGGGCTCGGTGGCCAAGGAGCTCGGAGTCAACGGCGAGTCGCTGCGCCAGTGGGTTCGCGAGGCCCGGCCCGCCACCGGCGGGGAGGGTGACACGGGGACGCCGTCCGGGCGTGAGGAGCTGAAGCAGCTGCGGAAGCAGGTCCGTGAGCTGGAGCCGGAGCTGGAGAAGGAGATCCTCCGCAAGGCTGCCCAGTATTTTGCCAAGGAGACGGGGCGTTGA